One segment of Amycolatopsis alba DSM 44262 DNA contains the following:
- a CDS encoding DUF742 domain-containing protein, which translates to MAQEATIPSIPAARRPPRREAQRTRVRPYVRTGGRTQSKRNFAIEAMISVRSDAPWSAPGFSVEFHSVRSLCRRPTSVAEVAASLSVPLGVAKVLLGDMAELGLVTVHETQAEFDGHPALALMERVLQGLRRL; encoded by the coding sequence ATGGCTCAGGAAGCGACCATTCCCAGCATTCCGGCGGCCAGGCGGCCGCCGCGCCGGGAAGCGCAACGCACGCGCGTCCGCCCGTACGTCCGCACGGGCGGACGTACGCAGTCCAAGCGGAACTTCGCCATCGAAGCGATGATCTCGGTCCGGAGCGACGCGCCATGGAGCGCGCCGGGGTTCAGTGTCGAATTCCATTCGGTCCGATCACTGTGCCGACGTCCGACTTCTGTCGCGGAAGTGGCAGCGTCACTAAGCGTTCCACTCGGCGTAGCAAAGGTCCTTTTGGGTGATATGGCCGAGCTCGGTCTGGTTACCGTTCATGAAACGCAGGCTGAATTCGACGGTCATCCGGCACTCGCCTTGATGGAACGGGTCCTGCAGGGTTTGCGTCGACTGTGA